One Dermacentor andersoni chromosome 6, qqDerAnde1_hic_scaffold, whole genome shotgun sequence genomic window carries:
- the LOC126521474 gene encoding cuticle protein 10.9-like produces the protein MQKLVILLACICVAAAQRGFAPVENYPPIPYSFNYANQDAEGTHTHEESGDGSGRVQGRYTLSLADGRTRTVTYTADENGYRAEVVTNEQGTESKNPADVVIQSSALPGPEAAIANEPNRLRG, from the exons ATGCAAAAG ctcgttATCCTTCTGGCCTGCATCTGCGTTGCC GCCGCACAGCGGGGCTTCGCGCCGGTGGAGAACTACCCGCCGATCCCGTACTCCTTCAACTACGCTAACCAGGACGCCGAGGGCACGCACACGCACGAAGAGAGCGGCGATGGCAGCGGACGAGTGCAGGGCCGCTACACCCTCTCGCTGGCCGACGGCCGCACTCGTACCGTGACCTACACGGCCGACGAGAACGGCTACCGCGCCGAGGTCGTCACCAACGAGCAGGGCACTGAGTCCAAGAACCCCGCCGACGTCGTGATTCAGTCGAGCGCCCTGCCGGGACCCGAGGCCGCCATCGCCAACGAGCCCAACCGCCTCAGGGGCTAG